Genomic segment of Ewingella sp. CoE-038-23:
AGCGCAAGGCCAGTATAGAGAAAGGTCAGCGTAGATCGTTTACCACGGCCGGCCTCGGCCTGCCAGTTGATCCAACCCTCTTCCTGCATGGTGGTGAGCAAGGATCGCATATGGCGGCGCGAGCAGTTCATCACCTCGGAAAGTGCCTGTAACGTGGTGTGCGTCTCTTCCCCGTGGCAGCTTTGCCAAAGCCGAATGAACTGTTGTTGTAAACGCGCTGAGGACATAAAAGAGGAACTCCAGGTGCTGTTTTCATCAATTTATCTTTCCTCATATTACTCCGATACTGTTTAGCAACAAAGCCGTAACGCACTTACCCAGGAGGTCAGCATGCAAGGTCTTCTAAATCGAGATTTTTTCCAGCGCTATTTCCGCGCGGTCGCTCCAAAAAGCGCGCCAGCCGAGTGGTTGAACTGGGTGCCGCAAGAGTATCGCGTTGCCACGCTGACTCAGCTAATGCAGTGGGATATCGACGAGATGAGCGACGAGCAGTACCGCAAACATACCTAAGTCTGGCCTGAACTTAAGCGGCTTCAGGCTGGCTAAAACGATTTCTGAGTAATGGTGTATTGTCACCAGCCAGTGAGGTAACTCACTGGTTTTTTTATTTTAAAACGCGGCTACACTGGGAGTTGTTTACCCGCCTTCGACCACCTTGGGATGGCTCATGCTTACGCGTCGTATCAATTCAATCTATGCCACTTTTCTAACCGTTTCCCTGCTGTGCGGCATTGCCGGGGCGTTACAGGCACCTACTCTAAGCCTGTTTTTGACCAACGAAGTGAAGGTCAGGCCGATGTGGGTTGGGCTGTTTTATACGGTGAATGCCATCGCGGGCATTGCCGTCAGCTTCCTGCTGGCCAATCGCTCGGATAAGAAGGGCGACCGCCGAAAGCTACTGCTACTTTGCTGCGTGATGGCGGTGGGCAACGCGCTGGTTTTTGCCTTTAGCCGCGACTATTTAGTGCTGATCACCGTCGGCGTGCTGCTGGCGGCGATAGCCAATACTTCGATGCCCCAGCTGTTTGCGCTGGCCCGCGAGCACGCGGATCGCTCCGCCAGCGAAGTGGTAATGTTTAGCTCGACCATGCGCGCCATGCTGTCGCTGGCCTGGGTGCTCGGCCCGCCGCTCTCCTTTATGTTGGCGCTGAATTACGGCTTCACGCTGATGTATCTCAGCGCGGCGGCGGTGTATGTCGCCAGCATCCTGATGATTTGGCTGTTTTTACCGTCGGTGCCGCGCGTGGAGCAGTCGGTGGATAATGCCGAGGTGGCGGTGAGCGCATGGCGCAATCGGGATGTCAGGCTGCTGTTTTTCGCGTCGTTACTGATGTGGACCTGCAATCTGATGTATGTGATTGATATGCCGTTGTATATCGCGCGCGATCTCGGGCTGCCAGAAGGCTTAGCCGGGCTGCTGATGGGTACGGCGGCGGGGATTGAGATCCCGGCGATGCTGATTGCGGGCGCTTTAGTGAAACGCTGGGGCAAGCGACGCCTAATGCTGGTTGCCGCCGTCAACGGCGTACTGTTCTATGCCGGGCTGGTGCTGTTTGAGTCGAAAACCGCGCTGCTCCTGCTGCAACTGTTCAATGCGATATTCATCGGCATTATTGCGGGCATCGGCATGCTCTATTTTCAAGACTTAATGCCCGGTCGGGCTGGGTCGGCGACCACGCTGTTTACCAATAGTATTTCGACCGGCGTGATTTTCGCCGGGCTGCTGCAAGGCACTATCGTGGAGAACTTCGGCCATTATCCGGTCTATTGGGCGATCACCCTGTTATCCCTACTGGCGTTTGGCCTGATGTGGAGAGTCAAAGACGTGTGAGCTGAGTCATCGGCAATAAAAAACCCGCGAAATTCGCGGGTTTTTTTATCAAACGGCTCAGCCATTACTTCATGAATGCGGGCTGTTTGTTCTCGTAAGTGGAGATATTTGCTTCGTGTTGCAAGGTCAGTCCAATGCTGTCTAAGCCATTGATCATGCAGTGACGGCGGAAACTGTCGATTTCAAACGCGTAGCTTTTGCCACCGGCGTTGACCACCTGCTTTTCCAGATCCACCTCGAACGTGATGCCTTCGTTAGCTTCAACCAGTTTGAACAACTCATCCACTTGCTCATCGCTCAGGGTGATTGGCAGCAGCTGGTTGTTGAACGAGTTACCGTAGAAAATATCGGCAAAGCTTGGGGCGATCACGGCGTGGAAGCCGTAATCAGTCAGCGCCCAAGGCGCGTGCTCACGGGATGAGCCGCAGCCGAAGTTTTCACGCGCCAGCAGGATGCTCGCCCCTTTGTAACGCGGCTTATTCAGCACGAAATCAGGGTTAGGCTGCTGCCCTGCGTCGTCCAAGAAACGCCAGTCGTTGAACAGGTGCTGGCCGAAACCGGTACGGGTCACTTTCTGCAAAAACTGCTTAGGAATGATGGCATCGGTATCGACGTTAGCCGCATCCAGCGGAACCACCAGACCAGTATGTTGGGTGAATTTAGTCATGATGGATTCCTTAGTTCAGTTCACGAATATCAGCGAAACGGCCAGTGACCGCGGCGGCAGCTGCCATTGCCGGGCTCACCAAATGAGTACGACCTCCGCGACCCTGACGACCCTCGAAGTTACGGTTGCTGGTGGAAGCACAACGCTCGCCCGGATTCAGACGGTCATTGTTCATCGCCAGGCACATTGAGCAGCCCGGCAAACGCCATTCGAAACCGGCTTCGATGAAGATCTTATCCAAACCTTCTTCTTCCGCCTGCGCTTTCACCGGGCCGGAGCCTGGCACCACGATAGCCTGCACGCCGCTGGCGACTTTGCGGCCTTTGGCAATGGCGGCGGCAGCGCGTAAATCTTCAATACGTGAGTTGGTGCAAGAGCCGATAAACACTTTGTCGATGGAGACGTCGGTCAACTTAATGCCCGGCTGCAGGTCCATATAAGCCAAGGCTTTTTCAGCGGACGCGCGTTCTACCGGGTCGCTGAAAGAGGATGGGTTAGGGATAACCTGATTCACCGCCATCACTTGACCTGGGTTGGTGCCCCAGGTGACCTGAGGGGCGATGTCCGCTGCGTTCAGGGTGATAGTCGAGTCGAAAGTGGCGTTTTCGTCGGTTTTCAGCGTCTTCCAGTAAGCCACGGCTTCATCCCAGTCTTGACCTTTTGGCGCGAACTGGCGGCCTTTCAGGTAAGCGAAAGTGGTTTCATCGGCGGCAACCAAGCCCGCTTTAGCCCCCATTTCGATAGCCATGTTGCACAGGGTCATACGACCTTCCATGCTCAAAGCTTCAATGGCTTTACCGCAGAACTCGACCACGTGACCCGTGCCGCCCGCGCTGCCGGTTTTACCAATGACGGCCAGCACGATGTCTTTGGCGGTGATGCCTGCCGGTGCGTCGCCAGTCACTTCAATTTTCATGGTTTTCGCACGGCCCTGCTTCAGGGTTTGCGTCGCCAACACGTGTTCAACTTCAGAAGTACCGATGCCGAAGGCCAATGAGCCGAAGGCGCCGTGGGTGGCGGTGTGGGAGTCGCCGCACACGATGGTCATGCCCGGCAACGTCATGCCTTGCTCTGGGCCGATGACGTGGACGATGCCCTGGAACGGGTGATTCAGGTCATACAGCTGTACGCCGAACTCAGCACAGTTCTTGATCAGTTCCTGCATCTGGATGCGGGCCATTTCGCCGCTGGCATTGATGTCTTTGGTCTGCGTCGAAACGTTGTGGTCCATGGTGGCGAAGGTTTTGCCCGGTTGACGCACCTGACGGCCCTTGGCACGCAGGCCGTCGAACGCCTGCGGGGAGGTCACTTCGTGCACCAAATGACGGTCGATATACAGCAATGGAGTTTCGTTTGGCGCTTCGTACACCACGTGCGCATCAAACAATTTCTGATATAAAGTCTTCGCCATGTTATGCCCCTTCTGCCACGAAGCGGGCAATGATGTCGCCCATTTCGTTAGTGCCAATTGCGTTACCACTGTTGGCCAAATCGCCTGTGCGATGGCCTGCCTCTAATGCTTTATTTACTGCTTGCTCGATAGCGTCCGCCGCGTCATCAGCGCCAAGGCTGTAGCGCAGCAGCAGGGCTGCGGAGAGGATTTGAGCAATCGGGTTAGCAATGTTTTTGCCTGCGATATCCGGCGCTGAACCGCCAGCCGGTTCGAACAAGCCGAAAGCCTGCTCGTTCATGCTCGCCGATGGCAACATGCCCATGGAGCCGGTGATCATCGCGCACTCGTCAGACAAAATGTCGCCGAACAGGTTGGAGCACAGCAACACGTCGAACTGTGACGGGTCTTTGATCAACTGCATGGTGGCGTTGTCGATGTACATGTGGCTCAGGCTGACGTCCGGGTAATCTTTGGCAATTTCGTTAACCACTTCGCGCCACATAATGGAGGTTTGCAGCACGTTAGCTTTATCAATTGACGTCACTTTACTGCGGCGTTTGCGTGCAGACTCAAAGGCGATACGCGCAATACGCTCGATTTCGAAACGATAATAAACTTCGGTATCGAAGGCTTTTTCGTGCATACCTTGGCCTTCGCGACCTTTAGGCTGACCGAAGTAGATGCCGCCAGTCAGTTCGCGCACGCACAGAATGTCGAAACCTTTTGCGGCGATGTCGGCACGCAGCGGGCAGAACTCTTCCAAACCTTGATACAGGCGGGCAGGGCGCAGGTTGCTGAACAGCTTGAAGTGCTTACGCAGCGGCAATAACGCGCCGCGCTCTGGCTGATCGTTTGGTGGCAGGTGTTCCCATTTCGGGCCACCCACTGAGCCGAACAAGATAGCGTCCGCTTGCTCACAACCGGCAACGGTGGCCGGTGGCAATGGGCTGCCGTGCTTGTCGATAGCTGCGCCGCCAACGTCGTATTCGCTGGTGCTGATTTTCAGGCCAAAGCGCTGACGTACCGCGTCCAACACTTTATACGCCTGCTGCATTACTTCCGGGCCAATGCCGTCGCCGGGTAAGACGGCAATATGATGGGTCTTGCTCATGTTCACACCGTTTCCTGATTGTTTTGTTTTTCGGTTTGCAGGCGCTGTTTTTCAATTTCTACCTGCTTGCTGCGCCAAATGCTGTTCAATACGTGGACCATCGCTTTCGCGGAGGATTCAACGATGTCGGTCGCCAGACCTACACCGTGGAAACGGCGTCCATTAAAGGAAACCACTACGTCCACTTGGCCTAATGCGTCGCGGCCATGGCCTTTGGCAGTCAGTTGATATTTGACCAGTTCGATCTGGTAGCCAGTAATACGGTTGATTGCCTGATAGACCGCGTCTACCGGGCCGTTACCTGTCGCGGCTTCGGTTTTGATCTCTTCGCCACAGGCTAAGTTCACAGAGGCGGCGGCGGTGATGCTGGAACCTGACTGCACGCTGAAGTTGTCCAGACGGTAGAACTCAGGCTCTTCTTGCTGTTTATTGATGAACACCAGCGCTTCTAAGTCGTAGTCAAAAACCTGGCCTTTTTTATCAGCCAGCTTCAAAAATGCGGAGTACAGATGATCCAAATTATAGTCGGCTTCTTGGTAGCCCATCTCTTCCATACGGTGTTTGACCGCGGCGCGCCCGGAGCGTGAAGTCAGGTTCAACTGAATCTGGTTCAGGCCGATGGACTCTGGAGTCATGATTTCGTAGTTTTCGCGGTTTTTCAGCACACCGTCCTGATGGATACCCGAGGAGTGAGCGAAGGCGTTAGAGCCGACAATCGCTTTGTTACCTGGGATTGGCATGTTGGTGATTTGGCTGACAATCTGGCTGGTGCGGTAAATTTCTTTGTGATTGATATTGGTATGGACATTCATGTACTCGGAGCGAGTACGGATTGCCATAATCACTTCTTCCAGCGCGGTGTTACCTGCGCGCTCACCAATCCCGTTTAAGGTACCTTCCACCTGACGCGCACCGGCCTGAATGGCCGCGATGGAGTTGCCGACGGCCATGCCCAAGTCATCGTGGCAGTGGACGGAGATAATGGCTTTATCAATGTTTGGCACGCGTTCATACAAATTAGTAATGATGCCGCCGAACTGGGTTGGGGTGGTGTAGCCCACGGTGTCAGGGATATTGATGGTGGTTGCACCGGCTTTGATAGCAGCTTCTACAACGCGGCACAGGTTATCCAACGGCGTACGGCCTGCATCTTCACAAGAGAATTCAACGTCATCGGTATAGTTACGTGCACGTTTTACTGAGTGCACGGCCATGTCCAATACTTGGTCGAAAGAGCGCTTTAATTTTGATTCAATGTGCAGGGTAGAGGTTGCCAAGAACACGTGGATACGGAAGGCTTCGGCGACGCGCAATGCTTCAGCGGCGGCATCGATATCCCCATCAACGCAGCGCGCCAGACCACAAACGCGGCTGTTTTTGATTTGGCGAGCAATGGTCTGCACAGATTCGAAGTCGCCCGGAGACGAAACTGGGAAGCCGACTTCCATTACGTCAACGCCCATTCTTTCCAGCGCAATCGCAATCTGCAACTTATCTTTGACGCTCAGGCTGGCTTGTAACGCCTGTTCACCGTCACGCAGCGTGGTATCGAAAATAATGACTTGTTCGCTCATGGTAGATTCCTTGTCTGTTTTACTTTCACGCCGTGGAGGTAAAAAAAAACCCGCGCATCGGCGCGGGTTTAGTGTCTGTGGAAGTTGAAATCAGTTCTGATTTTCGCCCACTGGCATACCGCGCAAGATTTCTGCGTTGAGTAGTAGGCCTAGTAGACGAGTAGTAGTGAACATGGGTTTCAGCTTCTCTTAAATTTCGTGTTGAATCGGAGGTTGTTTTAACCGTTGCCTAAATTGATACGTGAATGTGCGTGGCGTGTCAACCGTTG
This window contains:
- a CDS encoding MFS transporter; translation: MLTRRINSIYATFLTVSLLCGIAGALQAPTLSLFLTNEVKVRPMWVGLFYTVNAIAGIAVSFLLANRSDKKGDRRKLLLLCCVMAVGNALVFAFSRDYLVLITVGVLLAAIANTSMPQLFALAREHADRSASEVVMFSSTMRAMLSLAWVLGPPLSFMLALNYGFTLMYLSAAAVYVASILMIWLFLPSVPRVEQSVDNAEVAVSAWRNRDVRLLFFASLLMWTCNLMYVIDMPLYIARDLGLPEGLAGLLMGTAAGIEIPAMLIAGALVKRWGKRRLMLVAAVNGVLFYAGLVLFESKTALLLLQLFNAIFIGIIAGIGMLYFQDLMPGRAGSATTLFTNSISTGVIFAGLLQGTIVENFGHYPVYWAITLLSLLAFGLMWRVKDV
- the leuB gene encoding 3-isopropylmalate dehydrogenase, with the protein product MSKTHHIAVLPGDGIGPEVMQQAYKVLDAVRQRFGLKISTSEYDVGGAAIDKHGSPLPPATVAGCEQADAILFGSVGGPKWEHLPPNDQPERGALLPLRKHFKLFSNLRPARLYQGLEEFCPLRADIAAKGFDILCVRELTGGIYFGQPKGREGQGMHEKAFDTEVYYRFEIERIARIAFESARKRRSKVTSIDKANVLQTSIMWREVVNEIAKDYPDVSLSHMYIDNATMQLIKDPSQFDVLLCSNLFGDILSDECAMITGSMGMLPSASMNEQAFGLFEPAGGSAPDIAGKNIANPIAQILSAALLLRYSLGADDAADAIEQAVNKALEAGHRTGDLANSGNAIGTNEMGDIIARFVAEGA
- the leuD gene encoding 3-isopropylmalate dehydratase small subunit; translated protein: MMTKFTQHTGLVVPLDAANVDTDAIIPKQFLQKVTRTGFGQHLFNDWRFLDDAGQQPNPDFVLNKPRYKGASILLARENFGCGSSREHAPWALTDYGFHAVIAPSFADIFYGNSFNNQLLPITLSDEQVDELFKLVEANEGITFEVDLEKQVVNAGGKSYAFEIDSFRRHCMINGLDSIGLTLQHEANISTYENKQPAFMK
- the leuA gene encoding 2-isopropylmalate synthase, whose amino-acid sequence is MSEQVIIFDTTLRDGEQALQASLSVKDKLQIAIALERMGVDVMEVGFPVSSPGDFESVQTIARQIKNSRVCGLARCVDGDIDAAAEALRVAEAFRIHVFLATSTLHIESKLKRSFDQVLDMAVHSVKRARNYTDDVEFSCEDAGRTPLDNLCRVVEAAIKAGATTINIPDTVGYTTPTQFGGIITNLYERVPNIDKAIISVHCHDDLGMAVGNSIAAIQAGARQVEGTLNGIGERAGNTALEEVIMAIRTRSEYMNVHTNINHKEIYRTSQIVSQITNMPIPGNKAIVGSNAFAHSSGIHQDGVLKNRENYEIMTPESIGLNQIQLNLTSRSGRAAVKHRMEEMGYQEADYNLDHLYSAFLKLADKKGQVFDYDLEALVFINKQQEEPEFYRLDNFSVQSGSSITAAASVNLACGEEIKTEAATGNGPVDAVYQAINRITGYQIELVKYQLTAKGHGRDALGQVDVVVSFNGRRFHGVGLATDIVESSAKAMVHVLNSIWRSKQVEIEKQRLQTEKQNNQETV
- the sgrT gene encoding glucose uptake inhibitor SgrT: MQGLLNRDFFQRYFRAVAPKSAPAEWLNWVPQEYRVATLTQLMQWDIDEMSDEQYRKHT
- the leuC gene encoding 3-isopropylmalate dehydratase large subunit, translated to MAKTLYQKLFDAHVVYEAPNETPLLYIDRHLVHEVTSPQAFDGLRAKGRQVRQPGKTFATMDHNVSTQTKDINASGEMARIQMQELIKNCAEFGVQLYDLNHPFQGIVHVIGPEQGMTLPGMTIVCGDSHTATHGAFGSLAFGIGTSEVEHVLATQTLKQGRAKTMKIEVTGDAPAGITAKDIVLAVIGKTGSAGGTGHVVEFCGKAIEALSMEGRMTLCNMAIEMGAKAGLVAADETTFAYLKGRQFAPKGQDWDEAVAYWKTLKTDENATFDSTITLNAADIAPQVTWGTNPGQVMAVNQVIPNPSSFSDPVERASAEKALAYMDLQPGIKLTDVSIDKVFIGSCTNSRIEDLRAAAAIAKGRKVASGVQAIVVPGSGPVKAQAEEEGLDKIFIEAGFEWRLPGCSMCLAMNNDRLNPGERCASTSNRNFEGRQGRGGRTHLVSPAMAAAAAVTGRFADIRELN